One window from the genome of Gadus macrocephalus chromosome 7, ASM3116895v1 encodes:
- the LOC132461057 gene encoding APC membrane recruitment protein 1-like yields the protein MAFRGVEEQDGETKHLTLAREHLSVCSVHDPLEDPHPDPDTPAPTKPPAPGKLRRTALRFFGVRKSICLLPAIFGGRSKNQTKKRVGKSRTHDGLSKASCGDSPGSEGASGGSFGTLGRRDGAQGAASSDFYPAAEQKSQSFPRQKKGLRGLFHSIRLHRAQRNPEAESNEMTTLPSSVALGEVPAAAAAAAAVVVVVVREDANRNECLGSLSSPEMPAGATLSAAAAVPLECNDRDTRAFAEQGPRDSLSFRDPIPDDREDENTSTTTSGEYLDGAVVAHSESCPQLGLTPEAEPAARPPGSSDRLDLIFEDVASLKSFDSLTGCGDIIADQDDDSLAESTVSGERSRNAGKRSSCCLTYQGGGEEMASPDDLEADGLRDLWGETPGEEDMFCSSHTEPTSDLTSSQCGGGGGGQQSSAATDASTLTPDELTPGSEHQGSAPTSDEGYYDSITPGPEDAQAKLDRMGPTDRIPRDSYSGDALYELFVPEESLISPHYENGSGLGGSESCGYGLGSEGMADTAFLPEMNPLEMGSNLYEDQDFPSVYDAVMCNESKEFAPFSKSFSGSRPQENANLNLTTQEFFNNNNRINLDPSRENGNILEPNERRLQSIHADSFGSVEDPDFTRFSPTFSDTKGSPDENQPLPSSYSDPCSPGRGHADEGKTVCFSQALVDYTKHSQFLRDNTHGLDSGSSLSPNMEALPTIVTFDVMDMHNEGEYDDQLREGLEEDGGSAPSPAFQESYLPKEDLARCDYQTLSSAYGQNRFGDAWTIASLPRHLGLPKGASASTSAEERRSRSLDREGLERSAEEYPGTAAAGPVYPPADRGSHRAYPPHDTKNVHSGSAFEAPGGGGGGGGGVVPWRARASGRSAATDDQSEVKALRRAAARPSVRDYKSAASHRLPAGGARDTRQCAPRLPPGESGSPYSTFAFPDLTGSDLMTMVAASGESEGGFFYAPAFKVQAFGKK from the coding sequence ATGGCGTTCCGCGGGGTGGAAGAGCAGGACGGCGAGACGAAGCATCTGACTCTGGCCCGCGAGCATCTGTCCGTCTGCAGCGTCCATGACCCCCTGGAAGACCCCCACCCGGACCCCgacacccccgcccccaccaagCCCCCGGCGCCCGGAAAACTACGCAGAACCGCCCTGAGGTTCTTCGGCGTGCGTAAAAGTATCTGCCTTTTGCCCGCCATATTCGGCGGGAGGAGCAAGAATCAAACCAAGAAGAGAGTCGGCAAGAGCAGAACCCACGATGGCCTCAGCAAGGCGAGCTGCGGGGACAGTCCCGGGAGCGAGGGCGCCTCTGGGGGAAGCTTCGGGACCCTCGGTCGGAGGGATGGCGCACAGGGGGCCGCGAGCAGCGACTTCTACCCCGCGGCAGAGCAGAAGTCGCAGTCGTTCCCGCGGCAGAAGAAGGGCCTGAGGGGTCTGTTCCACAGCATCCGGCTCCACCGCGCGCAGAGGAACCCCGAGGCGGAGAGCAACGAGATGACGACGCTGCCCTCGTCCGTGGCTCTGGGGGAggtgcctgctgctgctgctgctgctgccgctgtggtcgtggtggtggtgcgggaGGACGCCAACCGAAACGAGTGCCTGGGGAGCTTGTCTTCACCCGAGATGCCTGCCGGGGCGACGCtgagcgccgccgccgccgtcccaCTCGAATGTAACGACCGAGACACGAGGGCCTTCGCGGAGCAAGGCCCCCGGGACTCCCTGTCCTTCCGAGATCCGATCCCCGACGACCGCGAGGACGAGAACACGTCGACGACGACGTCCGGCGAGTACCTCGACGGGGCCGTCGTCGCGCACAGCGAGTCGTGTCCGCAGCTGGGGTTGACCCCCGAGGCGGAGCCGGCGGCCCGGCCGCCGGGCTCCTCGGACCGGCTCGACCTCATCTTCGAGGACGTGGCGTCGCTGAAGAGCTTCGACTCGCTGACGGGCTGCGGCGACATCATCGCCGACCAGGACGACGACAGCCTGGCGGAGAGCACCGTCTCGGGGGAGCGCAGCCGCAACGCCGGGAAGCGCTCGTCATGCTGCCTCACGTACCAGGGCGGCGGCGAGGAGATGGCCTCCCCCGACGACCTGGAGGCCGACGGGCTCCGCGACCTCTGGGGGGAGACGCCCGGGGAGGAGGACATGTTCTGCTCCAGCCACACGGAGCCCACCTCGGACCTGACCAGCTCCcagtgcggcggcggcggcggcggccagcagTCCAGCGCCGCCACGGacgcctccaccctcaccccggACGAGCTGACCCCCGGGAGCGAGCATCAGGGCTCGGCGCCCACCAGCGACGAGGGCTACTACGACTCCATCACCCCGGGGCCCGAGGACGCCCAGGCGAAGCTGGACCGGATGGGGCCGACGGACAGAATCCCCAGAGACAGCTACAGCGGGGATGCCCTCTACGAGCTGTTCGTCCCGGAGGAGAGCCTCATCAGCCCGCACTATGAGAACGGGTCGGGGCTGGGGGGCTCCGAGTCCTGCGGGTACGGGCTGGGCTCGGAGGGGATGGCCGACACGGCTTTCCTTCCCGAGATGAATCCGTTGGAAATGGGGTCCAACCTCTACGAGGACCAGGACTTCCCGAGTGTGTACGACGCGGTCATGTGCAACGAATCCAAAGAGTTTGCACCTTTTTCGAAAAGTTTCTCCGGCTCCCGCCCACAAGAGAATGCCAACCTCAATCTGACGACCCAGGAGttcttcaacaacaacaaccgaaTCAACCTGGATCCCTCCCGTGAAAACGGAAACATACTGGAACCCAACGAGAGGAGGCTCCAGTCCATCCACGCCGACTCGTTCGGCAGCGTGGAGGACCCCGACTTTACGAGATTCTCCCCCACGTTCAGCGACACGAAAGGATCCCCCGACGAGAACCAACCCCTGCCTTCGTCGTACAGCGACCCCTGCTCCCCGGGACGCGGCCACGCGGACGAAGGGAAGACGGTGTGCTTCTCCCAGGCCCTGGTGGACTACACCAAACACTCGCAGTTCCTGAGGGACAACACGCACGGCCTGGACTCCGGCTCCTCCCTGTCCCCCAACATGGAGGCGCTGCCCACCATCGTGACCTTCGACGTGATGGACATGCACAACGAGGGGGAGTACGACGACCAGCTGCgggagggcctggaggaggacgGCGGCTCCGCGCCCTCCCCCGCCTTCCAGGAGAGCTACCTGCCGAAGGAGGACCTCGCCCGCTGCGACTACCAAACGTTGAGCTCCGCGTACGGACAGAACCGGTTCGGCGACGCGTGGACCATCGCCAGCCTGCCGCGCCACCTGGGCCTTCCCAAGGGGGCGTCGGCCTCGACGTCGGCGGAGGAGCGGAGGAGCCGTTCGCTGGACCGGGAGGGGCTGGAGCGGAGCGCCGAGGAGTACCCCGGGACCGCGGCGGCCGGGCCCGTCTATCCCCCGGCCGACAGGGGCTCCCACCGGGCGTACCCCCCCCACGATACGAAGAATGTACACTCTGGGTCCGCGTTTGAggcccccggcggcggcggcggcggcggcggcggcgttgttCCGTGGCGCGCTCGGGCGTCGGGCCGCTCGGCTGCGACGGACGACCAGAGCGAGGTCAAAGCCCTCCGCCGTGCCGCGGCGCGCCCGTCCGTCAGGGACTATAAGAGCGCCGCGTCCCACCGCCTCCCCGCCGGGGGGGCCCGGGACACCAGACAGTGCGCCCCTCGCCTGCCGCCGGGCGAGTCGGGCTCCCCCTACAGCACCTTCGCGTTCCCCGACCTGACGGGCTCGGACCTGATGACCATGGTGGCGGCCTCCGGGGAATCAGAAGGGGGGTTTTTTTACGCCCCTGCCTTTAAAGTTCAGGCATTTGGTAAGAAGTAG
- the gab3 gene encoding GRB2-associated-binding protein 3: protein MYISFLSQRWRTSCWSRSGQDERRDVVCTGWLIKSPPEKKLKRFTWRKRWFVLRRGRMSGNPDVLEYYQSKTSRKPLRTIDLRECEVHPQTGGLTLKRSLHQKFPFIVKTSTRVFYLVAKTEQEMNVWTDRIGQICQCGALKDAAGRRGGEREREEEREGEEGEIDGRKRGKRGRWEGRVTPSPDLTSSLCCVRVFPCRCESFTSDSSLELPRSSDPEDHLSNSFSTPPSNFPPLGHAFRPPLSAPCSVTLDPASRLLSSGSSALLQRDSSPSVFPFDGPFPLPSSSSLCTNQHPVPRLPPKPGHQPHASGPWQANEQSHFDQSRPIPRRISFSGMDHALTGHAEFSLRNKRLSLNLPSPLSSPAPPLHGDAEPYMPMSASLTRCSLDTSDGYLPMRPLGGPGAGLEAPPRGHSPLRGPQDDLLPPPINRHLKPRQRARPPPLDLRALSTIREFPTRPLAGPPMTSSGDMVDGFPSGPTYENEDDLDADDCYTPMFQCTSDGASGSWPRRSNLDYLSLDFNSASPSPVQKKALLVDEHKVDYVQVDEKKTQALQSTRLEWTDVRQSKP from the exons ATGTACATCTCCTTTTTGAGTCAGAGG TGGAGGACCAGCTGCTGGTCGCGGAGCGGACAGGATGAGCGCCGGGACGTGGTTTGCACCGGCTGGCTGATCAAGTCGCCCCCCGAGAAGAAACTCAAGAGATTT ACCTGGAGGAAGCGGTGGTTCGTGCTGCGCCGCGGCCGTATGAGCGGGAACCCCGACGTCCTGGAGTACTACCAGAGCAAGACGTCCCGGAAGCCGCTCCGCACCATCGACCTGCGGGAGTGCGAGGTGCACCCGCAGACCGGCGGGCTCACGCTCAAGAGGTCGCTGCACCAGAAGTTCCCCTTCATCGTCAAGACGTCCACGCGCGTCTTCTACCTGGTGGCCAAGACGGAGCAGGAGATGAACGTCTGGACCGACCGCATCGGGCAGATCTGCCAGTGTGGAGCGCTGAAGGACGCAGCAggtaggaggggaggg gagagagagagagaggaagagagggagggggaagagggagagatagatgggagaaagagggggaaaagAGGGAGATGGGAAGGGAGAGTGACCCCGAGCCCAGACCTCACCAGCAGCCTCTGCTGTGTCCGTGTGTTCCCTTGCAGGTGTGAGAGCTTCACGTCTGACAGCTCTCTGGAGCTACCGCGGTCTTCAGACCCTGAGGACCACCTCTCCAACAGCTTCTCTACGCCGCCCTCCAACTTCCCGCCGCTCGGCCACGCCTTCAGACCCCCGCTCAGCGCGCCCTGCTCTGTGACCCTCGACCCCGCCagccgcctcctctcctccgggTCCTCCGCCCTCCTGCAGCGGGACTCCTCCCCCAGCGTCTTCCCGTTCGACGGGCCCttccccctgccctcctcctcctcgctgtgcACCAATCAGCATCCAGTCCCGCGCCTGCCCCCCAAGCCGGGCCACCAACCACACGCCAGCGGCCCGTGGCAGGCCAATGAGCAGTCGCACTTCGATCAATCTCGACCAATCCCGAGGAGGATCTCGTTCTCGGGGATGGACCACGCGTTGACAG GACACGCAGAATTTTCCCTGAGGAACAAGAGACTGAGTCTCAATCTG CCCTCGCCGCTCTCCAGCCCCGCGCCGCCTCTCCACGGTGACGCCGAGCCCTACATGCCCATGTCGGCCTCCCTGACCCGCTGCTCCCTGGACACCTCTGACGGCTACCTCCCCATGAGGCCCCTGGGCGGGCCCGGCGCTGGGCTGGaggcccccccccggggccacAGCCCCCTGAGGGGGCCGCAGGACGACCTCCTGCCCCCGCCCATCAACCGCCACCTCAAACCGCGGCAGAGAG CGCgacccccacccctcgacctgcGGGCCCTCTCCACCATCAGGGAGTTCCCCACGCGACCCCTCGCGGGCCCGCCGATGACATCATCAGG AGACATGGTGGATGGTTTTCCGAGTGGACCAACGTATGAGAACGAAGACGACCTGGACGCAGACGACTGCTACACTCCAATG TTCCAGTGTACCTCTGACGGAGCGAGCGGGTCGTGGCCCAGGAGATCCAACCTGGACTACCTCTCCCTGGACTTCAACTCGGCCTCCCCTTCTCCCGTACAGAAG AAGGCGCTATTGGTCGACGAGCACAAGGTGGACTACGTCCAGGTGGACGAGAAGAAAACCCAGGCCCTTCAAAGCACCAGGCTCGAGTGGACCGACGTCCGCCAGTCGAAGCCCTGA